A DNA window from Iodobacter ciconiae contains the following coding sequences:
- a CDS encoding class I SAM-dependent methyltransferase: MIGLLQAGASPEICEQITALGLPLWSVLPEGAGHYLCWQNERLELVTLGEKGTVAVDFVGGAAAHRRQFGGGRGQPVAKAVGIKGEYVPRVLDATAGLGRDAFVLASLGCEVTLIERSPVAVALLLDGLRRAQADAAIGKIVGRMRLVFGDGHQELAKLLAGQAFNYLFNPPAVVPEFDVVFLDPMFPDPTKRAKSKKEMAAFQTVIGDDPDANELLQPARHTAKKRVIVKRPRIAPLMAGVKPDFVFGGESTRFDGYLPLGRSTD; encoded by the coding sequence ATGATCGGCTTGCTACAGGCAGGGGCTAGCCCTGAAATCTGTGAGCAAATTACCGCTTTAGGTTTACCGCTCTGGAGCGTGTTGCCAGAGGGGGCTGGTCATTATCTTTGCTGGCAAAATGAGCGGCTGGAGCTGGTAACTCTTGGCGAAAAAGGCACGGTTGCGGTTGATTTTGTCGGCGGAGCCGCTGCGCATCGCCGGCAATTTGGCGGTGGGCGTGGTCAGCCGGTAGCTAAAGCCGTAGGGATTAAAGGCGAATATGTGCCAAGAGTTCTCGATGCCACGGCCGGCCTTGGCCGAGATGCTTTTGTGTTGGCGTCTTTAGGTTGCGAAGTGACGCTGATTGAGCGCTCACCCGTAGCCGTGGCCCTATTATTAGATGGCTTACGCCGCGCACAGGCCGATGCGGCTATTGGCAAGATCGTAGGCCGGATGCGTTTGGTGTTTGGCGATGGCCATCAGGAGCTGGCTAAATTACTGGCAGGGCAGGCGTTTAACTATTTATTCAATCCACCTGCTGTGGTTCCTGAGTTTGATGTGGTGTTTTTAGACCCGATGTTTCCAGACCCGACAAAACGCGCCAAATCTAAAAAAGAAATGGCGGCGTTTCAAACCGTGATTGGTGATGATCCGGACGCCAATGAGCTGCTGCAGCCCGCAAGGCATACAGCCAAAAAACGCGTGATTGTAAAACGCCCGCGTATTGCCCCGCTTATGGCCGGGGTGAAGCCTGATTTTGTTTTTGGCGGAGAAAGCACACGTTTTGATGGCTATTTGCCACTGGGCCGATCAACTGATTAG
- a CDS encoding M90 family metallopeptidase → MFNFLRQHTRRRYLASQPVQGVLWQKMLLLPLLQGLNEAELNQLKDHAAWFLHTKTITPVHGLEIDDELRLLIAVQATLPILNLGFDAYDDWQEVVLYPGRFISRDLYTDSIGLVHQEIRVLSGQARHQGAVLLSMMDVIEAPYHPGSNVVIHEMAHKLDMRSGSANGCPPLHQGMSYARWKKVFSKAFQALGRQALMGETGTIDLYAAENPAECLAVCSETFFAAPHLLFESYPDVYQQLSLFFRQDPAARRPQYQYRPVFMKGGWV, encoded by the coding sequence ATGTTTAATTTTTTGCGCCAGCATACCCGGCGGCGTTATCTGGCCAGCCAGCCTGTACAGGGTGTTTTGTGGCAAAAAATGCTGCTTTTGCCTCTGTTGCAAGGTTTGAATGAGGCAGAGCTTAATCAGCTTAAGGATCACGCCGCATGGTTTTTGCATACCAAGACAATCACGCCAGTACATGGCTTAGAGATTGACGACGAATTACGTTTACTGATTGCGGTGCAGGCCACATTGCCCATTCTTAATCTGGGCTTTGATGCGTATGACGACTGGCAGGAGGTGGTACTGTATCCGGGGCGCTTTATCAGCCGTGATCTTTACACCGATTCAATTGGTCTTGTGCATCAGGAAATACGTGTTTTATCCGGGCAGGCGCGGCATCAGGGCGCCGTTTTGCTGTCGATGATGGATGTGATTGAGGCGCCATATCATCCCGGCAGCAATGTGGTGATACACGAGATGGCGCATAAGCTGGATATGCGCTCCGGTAGCGCAAATGGCTGCCCGCCGCTGCATCAGGGCATGAGCTATGCACGCTGGAAAAAGGTGTTTTCTAAGGCATTTCAGGCCTTAGGCCGGCAGGCTCTGATGGGTGAAACGGGCACAATTGATCTCTATGCCGCAGAAAATCCGGCAGAATGTCTGGCTGTGTGCAGCGAAACGTTTTTTGCGGCTCCCCATTTATTGTTTGAGAGTTATCCCGACGTGTATCAACAACTGAGCTTATTTTTTCGCCAGGACCCTGCAGCGCGCAGGCCGCAGTATCAATACAGACCCGTGTTTATGAAAGGGGGCTGGGTATGA
- a CDS encoding sialidase family protein, protein MTLKGTSLLFGIAAACLLAANYQKSPAKMHFALAKPPRTTTSTPQMEMQRLRAPVPAAHSASIIALANGERIAFWFGGSREGATDVSVWASRYQNGQWIKPWAVATPAQSSKDQWRYIKKVGNPVPVLDKQGRLQLFYVSVSMGGWATSTLNRMISTDNGHSWSPASKIISSPFFNLSTLIRTHAVQLEDGGFLLPAYHELARKFGELLQFDKDGKLIRKIRMNAEGENLQPGVVAYTATDAFALLRNSGPSRQLMLQQTHNGGTSWTPIQNLNTKNPDSAIAVERMPDGRLIMAHNPRNDGRSELALSISKDGKNWEKVKVIEDTRGMEFSYPTLLVNDEIMDLVYTWERSEIRHVRFNRAWLDGAKP, encoded by the coding sequence ATGACGCTAAAAGGCACTTCCCTGCTGTTTGGAATCGCCGCAGCATGCTTATTGGCTGCCAATTACCAAAAAAGCCCCGCAAAGATGCATTTTGCTCTGGCAAAGCCGCCCCGTACCACCACAAGTACGCCACAAATGGAGATGCAACGCTTACGTGCCCCCGTGCCTGCTGCGCATAGCGCCAGCATCATTGCACTGGCCAATGGTGAACGTATTGCCTTTTGGTTTGGCGGAAGCCGCGAAGGGGCTACAGATGTCAGCGTCTGGGCTTCTCGCTACCAAAACGGCCAGTGGATTAAGCCTTGGGCCGTAGCAACCCCGGCGCAAAGTTCTAAAGATCAGTGGAGGTACATTAAAAAGGTAGGTAATCCTGTTCCGGTACTTGATAAGCAGGGGCGCTTACAGCTGTTTTACGTTTCGGTATCAATGGGAGGATGGGCCACCAGTACGCTCAATCGCATGATCTCGACCGACAATGGCCACAGCTGGAGCCCTGCCAGTAAAATCATTAGCAGCCCCTTCTTTAATTTATCCACACTGATCCGTACCCATGCTGTGCAACTGGAAGACGGGGGATTCTTGCTGCCTGCCTATCACGAGCTGGCCCGCAAATTTGGCGAACTGCTGCAATTTGATAAAGACGGCAAGCTAATCCGTAAAATCCGCATGAATGCCGAAGGCGAAAACCTGCAGCCAGGAGTCGTCGCCTACACCGCAACCGACGCCTTTGCGCTACTCAGAAATAGCGGGCCATCCCGCCAGCTTATGCTGCAGCAGACCCATAATGGCGGCACCAGCTGGACCCCTATTCAGAATCTGAATACGAAGAACCCCGATTCAGCCATTGCAGTGGAACGTATGCCCGATGGCAGGCTGATCATGGCGCATAACCCGCGCAACGATGGTCGTAGCGAATTGGCACTCAGCATATCCAAAGATGGTAAGAACTGGGAAAAAGTAAAAGTGATCGAAGATACCCGAGGCATGGAATTCTCCTATCCCACCCTGCTGGTCAATGACGAAATCATGGATCTGGTCTACACCTGGGAGCGCTCTGAAATCCGCCATGTACGCTTTAACCGCGCCTGGCTCGATGGAGCAAAACCATGA